One window from the genome of Rufibacter tibetensis encodes:
- the map gene encoding type I methionyl aminopeptidase gives MIIYKTEEEIELIKQSANILSQVHGEIAKHVSEGVTTLKLDSIAEEFISDHGGSPSFKGYNGFKHSLCISLNSAVVHGIPSKYALQSGDVVSIDCGVFFKGFHSDSAYTHPVGDVPQEVTDLLTRTKESLYKGIEWAVAGARIGDVGHSIQTHVEQYGYGVVRELVGHGLGRSLHESPEVPNYGKRGQGLKLQDGLVLAIEPMVNLGTRHVVQENDGWTIRTRDKKPSAHFEHTVVVRKGKAEILTTFDYIDKALN, from the coding sequence ATGATTATATATAAGACCGAAGAAGAAATCGAGCTTATTAAACAAAGTGCTAACATCCTCAGTCAAGTGCATGGTGAAATAGCCAAGCACGTTTCTGAGGGTGTTACTACCTTAAAATTAGATTCCATCGCTGAAGAATTTATTAGCGATCATGGTGGTTCACCTTCTTTTAAGGGTTATAATGGATTTAAGCACAGTTTATGTATCAGCTTAAATTCTGCAGTGGTACATGGTATACCTAGCAAGTATGCTCTACAATCTGGAGATGTTGTATCTATAGATTGTGGAGTTTTTTTTAAGGGTTTCCATAGTGATAGTGCCTATACTCACCCAGTGGGAGATGTTCCTCAAGAGGTGACTGATTTACTTACCCGTACAAAGGAGTCTTTATACAAAGGGATTGAATGGGCAGTAGCTGGAGCTAGAATCGGAGATGTTGGACATTCTATTCAGACCCACGTTGAACAATATGGATATGGTGTAGTTCGGGAACTGGTTGGACATGGGTTAGGTAGGAGTTTACATGAAAGTCCTGAAGTTCCTAATTATGGGAAAAGAGGACAAGGCTTAAAACTTCAGGATGGCTTAGTCTTAGCTATTGAGCCCATGGTTAATTTGGGTACTAGGCATGTTGTACAGGAAAACGATGGTTGGACCATCCGGACCAGAGACAAAAAGCCTTCTGCTCATTTTGAACACACCGTTGTGGTGAGAAAAGGCAAAGCAGAGATTTTAACTACTTTTGATTACATAGATAAAGCACTAAACTAA
- the infA gene encoding translation initiation factor IF-1, which translates to MAKQSSIEQDGTIIEALSNAMFRVELENGHQVIAHISGKMRMHYIKILPGDRVKLEMSPYDLSKGRIVYRYK; encoded by the coding sequence ATGGCTAAACAGTCTTCCATCGAACAAGACGGTACCATCATTGAGGCACTATCCAATGCAATGTTTCGGGTAGAATTAGAAAATGGCCATCAAGTTATTGCTCACATCTCCGGTAAGATGCGGATGCACTACATCAAAATTCTTCCTGGGGACAGAGTAAAATTGGAAATGTCTCCTTACGACCTTAGTAAAGGCAGAATAGTTTACAGATACAAATAA
- the ykgO gene encoding type B 50S ribosomal protein L36, with protein sequence MKVKASVKKRSEDCKVIRRKGKLYVINKKNPRYKQRQG encoded by the coding sequence ATGAAAGTAAAAGCGTCAGTTAAGAAGCGCAGTGAAGACTGCAAGGTGATCAGACGTAAAGGCAAGCTTTACGTGATCAACAAAAAGAATCCACGTTATAAACAAAGACAAGGTTAA
- the rpsM gene encoding 30S ribosomal protein S13, whose product MARIAGVDIPDNKRGEIALTYIYGIGRKASQSILVKAGVDLDKKVKDWTEEEAGEIRNVISTEHKVEGVLRSEVQLHIKRLMDIGSYRGLRHRKGLPVRGQRTKNNSRTRKGKRKTVANKKKASK is encoded by the coding sequence ATGGCTAGAATAGCAGGAGTTGATATTCCAGATAACAAAAGAGGCGAGATTGCTTTGACGTATATTTACGGTATTGGCCGTAAAGCGTCGCAGTCTATTTTGGTGAAAGCTGGGGTGGATCTTGACAAAAAAGTGAAGGATTGGACAGAGGAAGAAGCGGGAGAAATCCGTAACGTAATTTCTACTGAGCACAAAGTTGAAGGTGTTCTTCGTTCAGAGGTTCAATTGCACATCAAACGTTTGATGGACATTGGTTCCTATCGCGGTTTACGTCACAGAAAAGGTCTTCCAGTAAGAGGTCAGAGAACTAAAAACAACTCTAGAACTCGTAAGGGCAAGCGTAAAACTGTTGCAAACAAGAAGAAGGCATCTAAATAA
- the rpsK gene encoding 30S ribosomal protein S11: MAQKRKDKAKKRVVVVEPVGQVHIKASFNNIIISVTNINGQVISWASAGKMGFKGSKKNTPYAAQMAAADCGKVAYEAGLRKAEVFVKGPGAGRESAIRTMQNVGIEVTSIKDVTPLPHNGCRPPKRRRV; this comes from the coding sequence ATGGCTCAGAAAAGAAAAGATAAAGCCAAGAAGCGCGTGGTTGTTGTGGAGCCTGTTGGTCAGGTTCACATCAAAGCTTCTTTCAACAATATAATCATCTCAGTTACCAACATCAATGGCCAGGTTATTTCTTGGGCTTCTGCTGGTAAAATGGGATTCAAAGGGTCTAAGAAAAATACTCCTTACGCTGCCCAAATGGCTGCCGCTGATTGCGGTAAAGTAGCCTATGAAGCTGGATTGAGAAAGGCTGAAGTGTTTGTAAAAGGCCCAGGTGCTGGACGTGAGTCAGCTATCCGGACTATGCAAAACGTTGGTATTGAAGTTACCTCTATCAAAGATGTGACTCCTCTTCCACACAACGGATGTCGTCCTCCAAAGCGCAGAAGAGTTTAA
- the rpsD gene encoding 30S ribosomal protein S4 gives MARYTGPKSKISRRYNEPIFGPSKALAKKAYGPGMHGRGRRKKQSEYAIQLMEKQKAKYIYGVLEKQFANLFDKAARKTGITGENLLALLEARLDNTVYRLGIAPTRRGARQLVNHNHIQVNGHVVNIASYTLRPGDVVSVREKSKSLEAITTSLAGRNARAFTWLEWDGSQLAGKFISNPQRDQIPEKIQEQLIVELYSK, from the coding sequence ATGGCAAGATACACAGGCCCTAAGAGTAAAATCTCTAGAAGATATAACGAACCTATTTTTGGACCCAGTAAAGCTTTAGCTAAAAAAGCCTATGGTCCAGGTATGCATGGTCGTGGTCGGAGAAAGAAGCAATCTGAATATGCTATCCAGTTAATGGAGAAGCAAAAAGCTAAATACATCTATGGTGTTTTAGAAAAGCAGTTTGCTAATTTATTTGACAAAGCAGCCCGTAAAACAGGTATTACTGGTGAGAACTTACTTGCTTTACTTGAGGCAAGATTAGACAACACTGTTTACCGTTTAGGCATTGCTCCTACAAGACGTGGTGCAAGACAATTAGTAAACCACAACCACATCCAGGTAAATGGTCATGTGGTAAACATCGCTTCTTACACCCTGCGTCCCGGTGACGTTGTTAGTGTTCGCGAAAAATCAAAATCATTAGAAGCCATTACTACCAGCCTGGCTGGCCGTAACGCTCGTGCATTCACTTGGTTGGAGTGGGATGGTAGCCAGTTAGCTGGTAAGTTCATCTCTAATCCACAGCGTGATCAGATCCCTGAGAAAATTCAGGAGCAGCTGATTGTCGAGCTTTACTCTAAGTAA
- a CDS encoding DNA-directed RNA polymerase subunit alpha, whose amino-acid sequence MSILAFQMPEKVVMEKSDDFNGQFEFKPLEKGYGVTIGNALRRILLSSLEGYAISSIRVPSVLHEFSTIEGVVEDVSEIILNLKMVRFKKIGDLVDDKITVSISKQDTFTAGDINKFSGSFQVLNPDLVICHLDPESSFEIELTIQKGRGYVPAEENRPADQVFGQIAIDAIFTPVKNVKYSVENTRVEQKTDYERLLLEITTDGSIHPEDALKGAANILIQHFMLFSDNTMTFETVKPEEEEAVDEEMLHMRKVLKTPLHDMDLSVRAYNCLKAADIRTLGDLVQLDLSDMMKFRNFGKKSLTELENLVQEKGLTFGMDIAKYKLEED is encoded by the coding sequence ATGTCAATATTAGCCTTTCAAATGCCAGAGAAAGTCGTGATGGAGAAATCCGATGACTTTAATGGGCAATTTGAATTTAAGCCGCTAGAAAAGGGCTATGGTGTTACCATTGGGAATGCGCTGAGAAGAATTCTTCTCTCCTCACTGGAGGGATATGCCATCTCTAGCATCCGTGTTCCTAGTGTGCTCCATGAGTTCTCTACCATTGAAGGTGTGGTTGAAGATGTCTCTGAAATTATCCTGAACCTGAAAATGGTTCGGTTCAAGAAAATTGGTGACTTGGTTGATGATAAAATCACCGTTAGCATCAGCAAGCAAGATACCTTTACAGCCGGTGACATCAACAAGTTCTCTGGTTCTTTTCAGGTGTTAAACCCTGATCTGGTAATTTGCCACCTTGATCCTGAATCTTCTTTTGAAATAGAATTAACTATTCAAAAGGGTAGAGGATACGTTCCTGCTGAGGAAAACAGACCGGCAGATCAGGTTTTCGGTCAAATCGCAATTGATGCTATCTTCACTCCTGTAAAGAATGTGAAATATAGCGTTGAAAACACGCGGGTTGAACAGAAGACTGACTATGAGCGTCTTTTGCTTGAAATTACTACTGATGGATCTATCCACCCAGAAGATGCCTTAAAAGGTGCTGCCAATATTTTGATTCAGCACTTCATGCTATTCTCTGACAACACCATGACTTTTGAGACAGTGAAGCCTGAAGAGGAAGAAGCTGTTGATGAAGAAATGCTGCACATGAGAAAAGTTCTTAAGACTCCTCTGCACGATATGGATTTATCTGTACGCGCTTACAACTGCTTGAAAGCAGCTGATATCAGAACCTTGGGTGATCTGGTGCAACTTGATCTTTCTGATATGATGAAATTCCGTAACTTTGGAAAGAAATCATTGACAGAGTTAGAGAACTTGGTGCAAGAGAAAGGTCTTACCTTTGGCATGGATATCGCCAAATACAAATTAGAAGAAGATTAG
- the rplQ gene encoding 50S ribosomal protein L17, translating into MRHGKKINHLGRTAAHRAAMLSNMAASLILHKRLVTTVAKAKALRKYAEPLLTKGKNDTTHSRRTVFAYLQSKEAVKELFDGVASKIANRPGGYTRILKTGTRLGDNAEMCIIELVDYNEDMLTTTGTATAGKAKTRRRSSGKKKDDAQTTTDASTSTSEGTAATAATDSAETPTAE; encoded by the coding sequence ATGAGACACGGTAAAAAAATAAATCACTTAGGTAGGACTGCTGCCCATCGTGCCGCTATGCTTTCTAACATGGCTGCCTCCCTTATTCTTCACAAGCGCTTAGTTACTACTGTTGCGAAAGCGAAAGCTCTTCGTAAATATGCTGAGCCTTTGTTGACTAAAGGTAAAAACGATACAACACACTCTCGTCGTACAGTTTTTGCTTACTTGCAAAGCAAAGAGGCGGTAAAAGAGTTGTTTGACGGCGTTGCTTCTAAAATTGCTAATCGTCCGGGTGGTTACACTCGTATTCTTAAAACAGGAACTCGTTTAGGTGACAACGCAGAGATGTGTATCATTGAACTTGTTGACTACAATGAGGATATGCTGACCACAACTGGAACTGCTACTGCTGGTAAAGCTAAAACCAGACGTCGTTCTTCAGGTAAGAAAAAAGATGATGCACAGACTACTACTGATGCTTCAACTTCTACTTCTGAAGGTACTGCAGCTACTGCAGCTACTGATTCAGCTGAAACTCCAACTGCTGAATAA
- the carA gene encoding glutamine-hydrolyzing carbamoyl-phosphate synthase small subunit, translated as MKLHTTTDAVLVLEDGTVFRGKSLGRIGTTGGEVCFNTGMTGYQEIFTDPSYYGQIVITTVSHVGNYGVQPEEVESGNIQIKGLVCKEFSHHFSRKTAEGSLQEYFEKAGIVGICEIDTRELVRYVRDKGVMNAIISSDSTDIDDLKEKLKEVPSMAGLELSSKVTTLEQYDLPVTETRFKVAVLDLGVKRNILNNLTSRGCECRVFPYGTTFEEMEEWGPDGYFISNGPGDPAVTFEAVKSVEQILAIEKPMFGICMGHQILAQANGIPTYKMHNGHRGLNHPVKNLITGKSEITSQNHGFAVDADAVRNNPNVEITHINLNDNTVEGIRIKNKPAFSVQYHPESSPGPHDSEYLFDLFVEMLEKEKNS; from the coding sequence ATGAAGCTTCACACAACAACTGATGCAGTATTGGTGCTGGAAGACGGCACTGTATTCCGGGGGAAAAGTCTCGGTAGAATAGGAACCACCGGCGGAGAGGTCTGCTTTAACACGGGTATGACCGGGTATCAGGAGATTTTCACTGATCCTTCCTATTATGGTCAGATTGTAATTACTACTGTTTCACACGTGGGTAATTATGGTGTGCAGCCGGAGGAAGTTGAATCTGGGAATATCCAGATCAAAGGGTTGGTGTGTAAAGAGTTTTCGCATCATTTTTCCAGAAAGACTGCTGAAGGGTCTTTACAGGAGTACTTCGAGAAAGCAGGCATTGTAGGTATCTGTGAAATTGATACCCGTGAACTGGTTAGATATGTTAGAGACAAAGGAGTTATGAATGCTATCATTTCTTCTGATTCAACTGACATAGATGACTTGAAGGAGAAACTCAAGGAGGTTCCTTCTATGGCTGGTTTAGAGCTTTCTTCTAAAGTGACTACCCTTGAGCAGTATGACCTTCCTGTTACTGAAACTAGATTCAAAGTAGCGGTTCTTGACCTTGGGGTGAAGCGCAATATTTTGAATAACCTTACCAGCAGAGGATGCGAGTGCCGGGTATTCCCTTATGGTACTACCTTTGAGGAAATGGAAGAATGGGGTCCAGATGGGTACTTTATCTCTAACGGCCCTGGTGATCCTGCTGTAACGTTTGAGGCGGTAAAGAGCGTAGAGCAAATTCTGGCTATAGAGAAACCTATGTTTGGTATTTGTATGGGACACCAGATTTTAGCGCAGGCAAATGGCATCCCTACCTACAAAATGCACAACGGCCACCGTGGTCTTAACCATCCGGTGAAGAACCTGATCACAGGTAAAAGCGAAATCACTTCGCAGAATCATGGTTTTGCAGTTGATGCTGATGCGGTGAGAAATAACCCTAATGTAGAGATTACGCACATTAACCTGAATGATAATACCGTAGAAGGTATTAGAATTAAAAACAAACCAGCCTTCTCTGTGCAGTACCACCCTGAGTCTTCCCCGGGACCTCATGATTCTGAGTACCTGTTTGACCTCTTTGTGGAAATGCTGGAGAAAGAAAAGAATTCCTAA
- the eno gene encoding phosphopyruvate hydratase has translation MSLIEDIKARQIFDSRGNPTVEVDVITSNGIVGRAAVPSGASTGKHEAVELRDDDKNMFMGKGVLQAVQNVNTIIADELVGFNVFEQSLLDKIMIEIDGTPNKAKLGANAILGVSLAAAKAAAKEAGQSLYRYVGGVNANTLPVPMMNILNGGSHADNSIDFQEFMVMPVGAPTFSEALRWGTEVFHHLKTVLKKKGMSTNVGDEGGFAPNIGSNQEAIEVVLQAIEAAGYRPGEDFMIAMDAAASEFYDASTGHYHFKKSTGDKLTSSEMVSYWTDWSKRYPIISIEDGMDEDDWTGWKALTDSIGNTTQLVGDDLFVTNVTRLQQGIDQKTANAILIKVNQIGTLTETIDAINLGRRNGYKSIMSHRSGETEDNTIADLAVALNTGQIKTGSASRSDRMAKYNQLLRIEEELGEVAYFPGRNM, from the coding sequence ATGAGCTTAATTGAAGACATCAAAGCCCGCCAGATTTTTGACTCCCGCGGCAATCCTACGGTTGAAGTAGATGTTATCACCTCTAATGGGATTGTTGGCCGTGCGGCCGTTCCATCCGGCGCCTCTACTGGTAAACACGAAGCAGTAGAGCTACGTGATGATGACAAAAACATGTTCATGGGCAAAGGTGTGCTGCAAGCAGTACAGAATGTGAACACTATCATTGCTGATGAACTGGTAGGCTTCAATGTATTTGAGCAGAGTCTGCTTGATAAAATCATGATTGAGATTGATGGCACGCCTAACAAAGCGAAGTTGGGTGCCAACGCGATCTTAGGTGTTTCTTTGGCTGCCGCCAAAGCTGCCGCCAAAGAAGCAGGTCAGTCTCTGTACCGTTACGTAGGTGGGGTTAATGCCAACACGTTACCGGTACCTATGATGAACATCCTAAACGGAGGTAGCCACGCCGATAATTCTATCGACTTCCAGGAGTTCATGGTAATGCCAGTGGGTGCGCCTACTTTCTCTGAAGCGCTTCGTTGGGGTACTGAGGTATTCCACCACCTGAAAACCGTTCTGAAGAAAAAAGGCATGTCTACCAACGTAGGCGACGAGGGTGGTTTCGCTCCAAACATTGGTTCTAACCAGGAAGCCATTGAAGTAGTATTGCAGGCCATTGAGGCTGCAGGCTACCGTCCAGGCGAAGACTTCATGATTGCTATGGATGCGGCGGCTTCTGAGTTCTACGATGCTTCTACCGGTCACTACCACTTCAAAAAATCTACCGGTGATAAACTGACCTCTTCTGAGATGGTAAGCTACTGGACTGATTGGTCAAAAAGATACCCTATCATCTCCATTGAAGATGGTATGGACGAAGACGACTGGACTGGCTGGAAAGCATTAACCGATTCTATCGGTAACACAACACAATTGGTAGGCGATGACCTGTTTGTAACCAACGTGACTCGTCTGCAGCAAGGCATTGACCAGAAAACAGCTAACGCTATCCTGATCAAGGTAAACCAGATTGGTACGCTAACTGAAACTATTGATGCCATCAACTTGGGCCGTAGAAACGGTTATAAGAGCATCATGAGCCACCGTTCAGGTGAGACCGAAGACAACACCATTGCTGACTTAGCCGTGGCTTTGAACACCGGTCAAATCAAAACTGGTTCAGCTTCCCGTTCAGACCGGATGGCCAAGTACAACCAGTTACTTCGTATTGAGGAAGAACTGGGTGAGGTAGCTTACTTCCCAGGACGGAACATGTAA
- a CDS encoding FtsB family cell division protein, whose translation MLARVPKFFRNFYFMTGLAFMAWMFFFDSNDFITQFQTSRKLTILEEERDYYLEKIAEVQKDRKELMSNPELLEKFAREKYLMKKPTEELYLIVVKDEEEK comes from the coding sequence ATGTTAGCACGCGTACCTAAATTCTTCCGGAACTTCTATTTCATGACTGGGCTAGCCTTTATGGCCTGGATGTTCTTCTTTGACTCTAATGACTTCATCACCCAATTCCAGACCAGCCGCAAACTGACCATTTTGGAAGAGGAGCGTGATTATTACTTGGAGAAGATTGCCGAAGTACAGAAAGACCGTAAGGAACTGATGAGTAACCCAGAACTTTTGGAGAAGTTTGCCCGTGAGAAATACCTTATGAAGAAACCTACCGAAGAGCTTTACCTTATTGTAGTGAAGGACGAAGAAGAGAAATAA
- the dnaK gene encoding molecular chaperone DnaK, with product MAKIAINLTTASIQKEEVIVGIDLGTTNSLVAYMHPEDHVPIAINDQGFGTIVPSVIHFSQNGEVLVGDAAKEHLITDPANTIYSVKRLLGKSYQDLGEHKEAYGYKIIDDNSEGLVKIRVQDKFYSPIELSAEILKELRARAEHALKTPVNRAVITVPAYFNDSQRQATRDAGKLAGLEVLRIVNEPTAASLAYGIGLDQTEERTIAVYDLGGGTFDISILRIHQGIFEVLSTNGDTYLGGDDLDREIITYWSLQNRLLADLATQDANAAQALRLKAEEAKKMLSSQDKFKSDLNGIELKLDRHTFETLITPIVDRTMASCQMALKDAGMQPEQIDTVIMVGGSTRVPLVYQTVSDFFGKPANNSLNPDEVVALGAAIQADVLAGNRKDILLLDVTPLTLGIETMGGLMDSIIPRNSKIPTKAGRQYTTSVDGQVNMKISVYQGERDVVKENRKLAEFDLKGIPAMPAGFPKVDVNFILNADGILKVEAIELRSGVRQEVEVKPQYGLTDEQVEQMLMDSITHAREDVSTRMVIEARTTAEQMIYQVERFLEKNGEHLTQEEIDLTRQNVQHLKDVLPSGDKDTILKAVDVLEEQTSPFAERVMQISIKKAMTGKKIE from the coding sequence ATGGCTAAAATAGCGATAAATCTTACCACAGCTTCTATCCAAAAGGAAGAGGTGATTGTGGGTATTGACCTGGGCACCACCAATAGTCTGGTAGCGTACATGCACCCTGAGGACCATGTTCCCATTGCCATCAATGACCAAGGATTTGGAACCATTGTCCCATCAGTGATACACTTCTCCCAAAACGGAGAGGTTTTGGTGGGCGATGCCGCCAAGGAGCACTTAATCACAGATCCCGCCAACACCATCTACTCCGTGAAGCGGTTACTGGGCAAGTCTTACCAGGATTTGGGCGAACACAAAGAAGCCTACGGGTATAAGATCATAGATGATAACTCAGAAGGGTTGGTGAAGATCAGGGTGCAGGATAAGTTCTACTCTCCTATTGAGTTATCGGCTGAGATTCTGAAGGAACTTCGCGCCCGCGCCGAGCATGCCCTGAAAACACCGGTGAACCGCGCCGTGATTACCGTTCCTGCCTACTTTAACGACTCTCAGCGCCAAGCTACCCGTGATGCCGGTAAACTGGCTGGTTTGGAAGTATTGCGCATTGTGAACGAGCCCACAGCGGCTTCTCTGGCATATGGCATTGGGTTGGACCAAACTGAGGAGCGCACCATTGCTGTGTATGACTTAGGGGGCGGAACCTTTGATATTTCCATTCTGCGCATCCACCAAGGCATCTTTGAGGTTTTATCCACCAATGGGGACACATATTTGGGTGGTGATGACCTGGACCGCGAAATCATTACTTACTGGAGCCTGCAAAATCGTTTACTTGCTGATCTGGCTACTCAAGATGCAAACGCCGCCCAAGCCCTTCGCCTGAAAGCCGAGGAGGCAAAGAAGATGCTAAGTAGCCAGGACAAATTCAAATCTGACCTGAACGGCATTGAGCTGAAACTGGACCGCCACACTTTTGAGACCCTGATCACGCCTATTGTAGACCGTACCATGGCGTCCTGCCAGATGGCGCTGAAAGACGCCGGCATGCAGCCCGAGCAGATTGACACGGTAATCATGGTAGGTGGTTCAACCCGCGTACCTTTGGTGTACCAGACCGTGTCTGATTTCTTCGGGAAGCCTGCCAACAACTCGCTGAATCCTGATGAAGTAGTGGCCCTTGGTGCCGCCATCCAAGCCGATGTGCTGGCCGGCAATCGCAAAGACATCCTGTTGCTAGATGTGACTCCGCTTACCTTAGGCATTGAAACCATGGGCGGCTTAATGGATTCCATCATTCCGCGTAACTCCAAAATACCTACCAAAGCAGGTAGGCAGTACACCACTTCGGTGGACGGCCAAGTAAACATGAAAATCTCAGTGTACCAGGGCGAGCGCGATGTGGTGAAAGAAAACCGTAAACTGGCAGAGTTCGACCTGAAAGGAATTCCAGCTATGCCTGCCGGTTTCCCGAAGGTCGACGTGAACTTCATCCTGAACGCCGATGGTATCTTGAAAGTAGAGGCCATTGAACTGCGGTCTGGCGTGCGGCAGGAAGTGGAAGTGAAGCCACAGTACGGCCTTACCGATGAGCAGGTGGAGCAAATGCTGATGGACTCCATCACTCACGCCCGCGAAGATGTTTCTACCCGCATGGTCATTGAGGCCCGTACCACCGCTGAGCAGATGATTTACCAGGTAGAGCGTTTCCTGGAGAAGAATGGCGAGCATTTAACACAGGAAGAGATTGACCTTACCCGTCAGAATGTGCAGCATTTAAAAGATGTACTGCCTTCCGGAGACAAAGACACTATCCTGAAAGCTGTAGATGTGCTGGAAGAGCAGACCAGTCCCTTTGCAGAGCGCGTGATGCAGATTTCCATCAAAAAAGCAATGACAGGTAAAAAAATTGAATAG